One stretch of Xiphophorus hellerii strain 12219 chromosome 21, Xiphophorus_hellerii-4.1, whole genome shotgun sequence DNA includes these proteins:
- the ackr4b gene encoding atypical chemokine receptor 4b isoform X1 — MRLAEVFLILTALRKKKLLTGNMEDFYTSDDADISFNDTYEYDYEHSVCEKESVRSFGSVFLPIIYTLALVVGLAGNALVVAVYTSKLRLRTLTDMCILNLAISDLLLLFTLPFWAADAIHGWKLGVAACKLNSFLYSTNFSCGMLLLACISVDRYRAVAQNSAGRTGTDTGVRRQWILVCVTLWALASFFGLPELIFSTVKTSHHRTSCTAIYPTNMARPAKAALELLEVILRFLVPFLVMVVCYSCIGRALTKAPGVRRERKWRALRVLLVVVAVFLLTQLPYNVVKLCRAMDIIYHLVTDCEVSKRLDHARQVTESLALTHACINPVLYAFIGSSFRGHVLKAAKHLGQRLGRHSRQVNEEPAVEIALHSASQNQSQSGSEDQDTSTFTI; from the coding sequence GAAACATGGAAGACTTCTACACCAGTGATGATGCGGACATCAGTTTCAACGATACTTATGAATACGACTATGAACACAGCGTCTGTGAGAAAGAATCGGTGCGTTCTTTTGGCAGCGTCTTCCTCCCAATCATCTACACCCTGGCTCTGGTGGTGGGCCTGGCTGGGAATGCCTTGGTGGTGGCGGTCTACACGTCCAAGTTGAGACTCCGGACCCTGACTGACATGTGCATCCTCAACTTGGCTAtctcagacctgctgctgctcttcacCCTGCCGTTCTGGGCCGCCGACGCCATCCATGGCTGGAAGCTGGGCGTGGCTGCCTGCAAACTCAACTCCTTCCTCTATAGCACCAACTTCAGTTGTGGCATGCTACTGCTGGCATGCATCAGTGTGGATCGCTATCGGGCGGTGGCCCAAAACTCAGCAGGCAGAACTGGGACGGATACCGGAGTCAGAAGGCAGTGGATTTTGGTGTGTGTGACACTGTGGGCTTTAGCCAGCTTTTTTGGCCTTCCTGAACTCATCTTCTCCACGGTGAAGACTTCCCATCACAGGACCAGCTGCACGGCCATCTACCCAACCAATATGGCCCGACCTGCAAAAGCTGCCCTGGAGCTGCTGGAAGTCATCCTCCGCTTCCTTGTTCCCTTCCTGGTCATGGTGGTCTGCTACTCATGCATAGGCCGGGCGCTAACTAAGGCTCCTGGGGTGCGCAGAGAACGGAAATGGCGAGCGCTTCGGGTCCTCCTCGTCGTCGTGGCCGTGTTCCTGCTCACCCAGCTGCCCTACAACGTGGTCAAGCTATGTCGAGCGATGGACATCATCTACCACCTCGTCACGGACTGCGAAGTGAGCAAGCGCTTGGACCACGCTCGGCAGGTGACGGAGAGCCTGGCGCTCACCCACGCCTGCATCAACCCCGTCCTCTATGCCTTCATCGGGTCTTCCTTCAGAGGACATGTCCTGAAGGCTGCCAAGCACCTTGGACAGAGACTTGGAAGACACTCAAGGCAAGTCAACGAGGAGCCGGCGGTGGAGATCGCACTCCACTCAGCGAGCCAGAACCAGTCTCAGTCTGGTTCGGAGGACCAGGACACCAGCACATTCACTATCTGA
- the ackr4b gene encoding atypical chemokine receptor 4b isoform X2, with product MEDFYTSDDADISFNDTYEYDYEHSVCEKESVRSFGSVFLPIIYTLALVVGLAGNALVVAVYTSKLRLRTLTDMCILNLAISDLLLLFTLPFWAADAIHGWKLGVAACKLNSFLYSTNFSCGMLLLACISVDRYRAVAQNSAGRTGTDTGVRRQWILVCVTLWALASFFGLPELIFSTVKTSHHRTSCTAIYPTNMARPAKAALELLEVILRFLVPFLVMVVCYSCIGRALTKAPGVRRERKWRALRVLLVVVAVFLLTQLPYNVVKLCRAMDIIYHLVTDCEVSKRLDHARQVTESLALTHACINPVLYAFIGSSFRGHVLKAAKHLGQRLGRHSRQVNEEPAVEIALHSASQNQSQSGSEDQDTSTFTI from the coding sequence ATGGAAGACTTCTACACCAGTGATGATGCGGACATCAGTTTCAACGATACTTATGAATACGACTATGAACACAGCGTCTGTGAGAAAGAATCGGTGCGTTCTTTTGGCAGCGTCTTCCTCCCAATCATCTACACCCTGGCTCTGGTGGTGGGCCTGGCTGGGAATGCCTTGGTGGTGGCGGTCTACACGTCCAAGTTGAGACTCCGGACCCTGACTGACATGTGCATCCTCAACTTGGCTAtctcagacctgctgctgctcttcacCCTGCCGTTCTGGGCCGCCGACGCCATCCATGGCTGGAAGCTGGGCGTGGCTGCCTGCAAACTCAACTCCTTCCTCTATAGCACCAACTTCAGTTGTGGCATGCTACTGCTGGCATGCATCAGTGTGGATCGCTATCGGGCGGTGGCCCAAAACTCAGCAGGCAGAACTGGGACGGATACCGGAGTCAGAAGGCAGTGGATTTTGGTGTGTGTGACACTGTGGGCTTTAGCCAGCTTTTTTGGCCTTCCTGAACTCATCTTCTCCACGGTGAAGACTTCCCATCACAGGACCAGCTGCACGGCCATCTACCCAACCAATATGGCCCGACCTGCAAAAGCTGCCCTGGAGCTGCTGGAAGTCATCCTCCGCTTCCTTGTTCCCTTCCTGGTCATGGTGGTCTGCTACTCATGCATAGGCCGGGCGCTAACTAAGGCTCCTGGGGTGCGCAGAGAACGGAAATGGCGAGCGCTTCGGGTCCTCCTCGTCGTCGTGGCCGTGTTCCTGCTCACCCAGCTGCCCTACAACGTGGTCAAGCTATGTCGAGCGATGGACATCATCTACCACCTCGTCACGGACTGCGAAGTGAGCAAGCGCTTGGACCACGCTCGGCAGGTGACGGAGAGCCTGGCGCTCACCCACGCCTGCATCAACCCCGTCCTCTATGCCTTCATCGGGTCTTCCTTCAGAGGACATGTCCTGAAGGCTGCCAAGCACCTTGGACAGAGACTTGGAAGACACTCAAGGCAAGTCAACGAGGAGCCGGCGGTGGAGATCGCACTCCACTCAGCGAGCCAGAACCAGTCTCAGTCTGGTTCGGAGGACCAGGACACCAGCACATTCACTATCTGA
- the uba5 gene encoding ubiquitin-like modifier-activating enzyme 5 isoform X1, which translates to MATVEELKLRVRELENELIKCKQRQCAAEDAHNRPRIDKMSAEVVDSNPYSRLMALKRMGIVDDYEKIRTFSVAVVGVGGVGSVTAEMLTRCGIGKLLLFDYDKVELANMNRLFFQPHQAGLSKVEAAEHTLRNINPDVAFETHNYNITTLDNFTHFMDRISHGGLEEGKPVDLVLSCVDNFEARMAINTACNELGQIWMESGVSENAVSGHIQLIIPGETACFACAPPLVVAANIDEKTLKREGVCAASLPTTMGVVAGLLVQNVLKYLLKFGTVSYYLGYNAMQDFFPTMAMKANPQCNDRHCRRQQEEFKMKEAERPKVEAVQQEEEEIIHEDNEWGIELVSEVTDDELQAASGAVPDLPEGITVAYTIPAGEKVSGDTVEETEVSLEDLMAQMRKL; encoded by the exons ATGGCGACGGTGGAGGAGCTGAAGCTGCGGGTGAGGGAGCTGGAAAACGAGCTGATAAAGTGCAAGCAGAGGCAGTGTGCCGCGGAGGATGCTCACAATAGACCCAGAATTGACAAGATGAGCGCCGAGGTAGTGGATTCCAACCCGTACAG CCGCCTTATGGCTCTAAAAAGAATGGGCATCGTGGATGATTATGAG AAAATCCGGACATTTTCAGTAGCTGTAGTTGGTGTCGGAGGCGTCGGCAGCGTGACAGCTGAAATGCTCACTAGATGTGGCATTGGTAAG ctgctgctctttgACTATGACAAAGTAGAGCTGGCCAACATGAACAGACTGTTCTTCCAGCCTCACCAAGCAGGGCTGAGTAAGGTGGAGGCAGCAGAACACACACTCAG AAATATTAATCCAGATGTGGCATTTGAAACCCATAACTACAACATCACAACACTGGAcaatttcacacatttcatGGATCGCATCAG tcaTGGAGGGTTAGAAGAAGGAAAACCAGTGGATTTGGTTCTGAGCTGTGTGGATAACTTTGAGGCCAGGATGGCCATCAATACA gccTGTAACGAACTGGGTCAGATCTGGATGGAGTCCGGCGTGAGTGAAAACGCCGTCTCAGGACACATCCAGCTCATAATTCCTGGAGAGACGGCTTGCTTTGCT TGTGCCCCTCCATTGGTGGTGGCTGCTAACATTGATGAGAAAACCCTAAAGCGGGAGGGTGTATGTGCCGCCAGCTTGCCAACAACTATGGGTGTGGTTGCAGGCCTCCTGGTGCAAAATGTCCTCAA aTATCTCCTGAAGTTTGGCACGGTCAGCTATTATCTCGGATACAACGCCATGCAGGACTTTTTTCCGACCATGGCCATGAAGGCCAACCCACAGTGCAATGACCGTCACTGCAGGCGGCAACAAGAGGAATTCAAG ATGAAAGAAGCAGAGCGGCCCAAGGTGGAAGCTGtgcagcaggaagaggaagagatcATACACGAAGACAACGAATGGG GTATCGAACTGGTGTCTGAAGTGACCGATGATGAGTTACAGGCTGCTTCGGGGGCTGTACCTGACCTGCCAGAGGGCATCACTGTGGCGTACACCATTCCAGCTGGG GAAAAGGTCAGTGGAGACACCGTGGAGGAGACTGAAGTGAGCTTGGAAGATTTAATGGCTCAGATGAGAAAGTTGTAG
- the uba5 gene encoding ubiquitin-like modifier-activating enzyme 5 isoform X2 produces MNRLFFQPHQAGLSKVEAAEHTLRNINPDVAFETHNYNITTLDNFTHFMDRISHGGLEEGKPVDLVLSCVDNFEARMAINTACNELGQIWMESGVSENAVSGHIQLIIPGETACFACAPPLVVAANIDEKTLKREGVCAASLPTTMGVVAGLLVQNVLKYLLKFGTVSYYLGYNAMQDFFPTMAMKANPQCNDRHCRRQQEEFKMKEAERPKVEAVQQEEEEIIHEDNEWGIELVSEVTDDELQAASGAVPDLPEGITVAYTIPAGEKVSGDTVEETEVSLEDLMAQMRKL; encoded by the exons ATGAACAGACTGTTCTTCCAGCCTCACCAAGCAGGGCTGAGTAAGGTGGAGGCAGCAGAACACACACTCAG AAATATTAATCCAGATGTGGCATTTGAAACCCATAACTACAACATCACAACACTGGAcaatttcacacatttcatGGATCGCATCAG tcaTGGAGGGTTAGAAGAAGGAAAACCAGTGGATTTGGTTCTGAGCTGTGTGGATAACTTTGAGGCCAGGATGGCCATCAATACA gccTGTAACGAACTGGGTCAGATCTGGATGGAGTCCGGCGTGAGTGAAAACGCCGTCTCAGGACACATCCAGCTCATAATTCCTGGAGAGACGGCTTGCTTTGCT TGTGCCCCTCCATTGGTGGTGGCTGCTAACATTGATGAGAAAACCCTAAAGCGGGAGGGTGTATGTGCCGCCAGCTTGCCAACAACTATGGGTGTGGTTGCAGGCCTCCTGGTGCAAAATGTCCTCAA aTATCTCCTGAAGTTTGGCACGGTCAGCTATTATCTCGGATACAACGCCATGCAGGACTTTTTTCCGACCATGGCCATGAAGGCCAACCCACAGTGCAATGACCGTCACTGCAGGCGGCAACAAGAGGAATTCAAG ATGAAAGAAGCAGAGCGGCCCAAGGTGGAAGCTGtgcagcaggaagaggaagagatcATACACGAAGACAACGAATGGG GTATCGAACTGGTGTCTGAAGTGACCGATGATGAGTTACAGGCTGCTTCGGGGGCTGTACCTGACCTGCCAGAGGGCATCACTGTGGCGTACACCATTCCAGCTGGG GAAAAGGTCAGTGGAGACACCGTGGAGGAGACTGAAGTGAGCTTGGAAGATTTAATGGCTCAGATGAGAAAGTTGTAG